A single window of Oxyura jamaicensis isolate SHBP4307 breed ruddy duck chromosome 3, BPBGC_Ojam_1.0, whole genome shotgun sequence DNA harbors:
- the EDARADD gene encoding ectodysplasin-A receptor-associated adapter protein isoform X5, which produces MSNVHQDEELKGVPYARVPADFHLTNMGLVCISQMMEPENKDTQNHTDESLSDLKKSCKENSTCSLCLFRAPTISDMLNDEDLLYTVRLKLDPCHPTVKNWRNLASKWGMTYDELCFLEQKPQSPTLEFLLRNSDRTVEQLIELCKFYKRIDVVKVLLKWVEEEWPKRGNRNYQNDL; this is translated from the exons atGAGCAATGTCCATCAAGACGAAGAATTAAAAGGAGTTCCTTATGCCAGAGTCCCAGCTGACTTTCATCTAACAAACATGGGTTTGGTATGCATTTCACAGATGATGGAG ccagaaaacaaagacaCGCAAAACCATACCGATGAATCACTTTCAG ATCTcaagaaaagctgcaaagaaaacagcaccTGCTCCTTGTGCTTATTTCGTGCACCGACCATCAGCGACATGCTCAATGATGAGGACTTGTTGTACACAGTGAGGCTAAAGCTGGATCCCTGCCACCCAACAGTGAAAAACTGGAGAAACTTAGCAAGCAAGTGGGGGATGACTTATGATGAATTGTGTTTCCTTGAACAGAAGCCCCAGAGTCCTACCTTGGAGTTCTTGCTACGGAACAGCGACAGGACTGTGGAGCAGCTGATTGAGCTCTGTAAATTTTATAAGAGAATCGATGTTGTGAAAGTGCTGCTGAAATGGGTGGAGGAGGAATGGCCCaagagaggaaacagaaattaCCAGAATGACTTGTAG
- the EDARADD gene encoding ectodysplasin-A receptor-associated adapter protein isoform X4 codes for MTEKYPIQDTGVPKDEEYLTDQVTLEIASVNIRSLTSDTGLVQQPENKDTQNHTDESLSDLKKSCKENSTCSLCLFRAPTISDMLNDEDLLYTVRLKLDPCHPTVKNWRNLASKWGMTYDELCFLEQKPQSPTLEFLLRNSDRTVEQLIELCKFYKRIDVVKVLLKWVEEEWPKRGNRNYQNDL; via the exons actgaaaaatatccCATCCAAGACACAGGAGTACCTAAAG ATGAGGAATACCTAACAGATCAAGTAACGTTGGAAATTGCATCTGTGAACATCAGGAGTCTTACATCAGATACTGGCCTAGTCCAACag ccagaaaacaaagacaCGCAAAACCATACCGATGAATCACTTTCAG ATCTcaagaaaagctgcaaagaaaacagcaccTGCTCCTTGTGCTTATTTCGTGCACCGACCATCAGCGACATGCTCAATGATGAGGACTTGTTGTACACAGTGAGGCTAAAGCTGGATCCCTGCCACCCAACAGTGAAAAACTGGAGAAACTTAGCAAGCAAGTGGGGGATGACTTATGATGAATTGTGTTTCCTTGAACAGAAGCCCCAGAGTCCTACCTTGGAGTTCTTGCTACGGAACAGCGACAGGACTGTGGAGCAGCTGATTGAGCTCTGTAAATTTTATAAGAGAATCGATGTTGTGAAAGTGCTGCTGAAATGGGTGGAGGAGGAATGGCCCaagagaggaaacagaaattaCCAGAATGACTTGTAG